The Thermus brockianus genome window below encodes:
- a CDS encoding urea amidolyase family protein, which produces MEGLYLVLGEGLSEEANRLAQGLARALLRNPPPGLLEAVPAYATLYLEYDPRKLSRRALLGLLKALPPVGEGEGRVVEVPVRYDGEDLLEVASRTGLPVDGVKKRHQAPLYRVYALGFTPGFPFLAPVDPALRLPRRPHPRPRVPAHSVAMAGAQTGIYPLPSPGGWHLLGTALVAVYDPHRERPFLLGPGDRVRFVEGEGTPPPEPAPLELLPEAPPLPALRVEEPGLLDLLVDGGRFLAGHLGLARSGPLDRYSASLANRLVGNPEGAPLLEFAYKGPVLTALRDLVAAFAGYGFVALLEGEEVLPGQSFLWRKGKVLRFLPKGKGVRAYLAVAGGFQARPFLGSVSPDLRGRVGRPLRSGEVLGVGEVRPVRPGRAFPLRPLPEPFRVRLRPGPDFRGEALRAFLAGSFRVARADRMGVELLGLEVPGGEGLSKATPLGGVQVPPSGRPLILLADKGSLGGYALPVRVAAEDLWLLGQAWPGAEIWFTWPDNRENHHIKLPWPL; this is translated from the coding sequence GTGGAGGGGCTTTACCTGGTTTTGGGCGAGGGGCTTTCCGAGGAGGCCAACCGCCTGGCCCAGGGGCTGGCGCGGGCCCTCCTGCGAAACCCCCCGCCCGGGCTCTTGGAGGCGGTGCCCGCCTACGCCACCCTCTACCTGGAGTACGATCCAAGGAAGCTTTCCCGAAGGGCGCTTCTTGGCCTTCTAAAGGCCTTGCCCCCGGTGGGGGAAGGGGAGGGGAGGGTGGTGGAGGTCCCCGTGCGCTACGATGGGGAGGACCTCCTGGAGGTGGCAAGCCGCACGGGGCTTCCGGTGGACGGGGTGAAGAAGCGCCACCAGGCCCCCCTTTACCGGGTGTACGCCCTGGGCTTCACCCCAGGTTTTCCCTTCCTGGCCCCGGTGGACCCGGCCTTGCGCCTTCCCCGCCGCCCCCACCCGAGGCCCCGGGTGCCCGCCCACAGCGTGGCCATGGCCGGGGCCCAGACGGGCATCTACCCCTTACCCTCCCCGGGGGGATGGCACCTTCTGGGCACGGCTTTGGTGGCGGTTTATGATCCCCACCGGGAGAGGCCCTTCCTCCTGGGGCCCGGGGACCGGGTGCGGTTTGTGGAAGGGGAGGGTACCCCTCCCCCGGAGCCCGCGCCCTTGGAGCTTTTGCCCGAGGCGCCCCCCCTTCCCGCCCTACGGGTGGAGGAGCCCGGGCTTTTGGACCTGTTGGTGGACGGGGGCCGGTTCCTTGCGGGGCATCTGGGCCTTGCCCGCTCAGGGCCCCTGGACCGCTATTCCGCAAGCCTAGCCAACCGGCTCGTGGGCAACCCGGAAGGGGCGCCCCTTCTGGAGTTCGCCTACAAGGGGCCGGTGCTCACCGCCCTCAGGGACCTGGTGGCGGCCTTTGCCGGGTATGGTTTCGTGGCCCTCCTGGAGGGGGAGGAGGTCCTTCCGGGGCAGAGCTTCTTGTGGCGGAAGGGGAAGGTCCTCCGCTTCCTGCCCAAGGGCAAAGGGGTGCGGGCCTACCTGGCGGTGGCGGGGGGCTTTCAGGCCCGCCCTTTCCTGGGTTCCGTCTCCCCCGACCTGCGGGGGCGGGTGGGCCGGCCCCTCAGGTCGGGGGAGGTGCTCGGTGTAGGGGAGGTGCGGCCCGTTCGCCCGGGGCGGGCTTTCCCCTTGCGGCCCTTGCCGGAGCCCTTTCGGGTCCGCCTGAGGCCCGGCCCAGACTTCCGTGGGGAGGCCCTTCGGGCCTTCCTCGCGGGCTCCTTCCGCGTGGCCCGGGCGGACCGCATGGGGGTGGAGCTTCTGGGCCTCGAGGTCCCGGGCGGGGAGGGGCTTTCCAAGGCCACGCCCCTGGGCGGGGTCCAGGTGCCTCCTTCGGGGCGCCCCCTTATCCTTCTGGCGGACAAGGGAAGCCTAGGGGGCTACGCTCTCCCGGTGCGGGTGGCGGCGGAGGACCTCTGGCTCTTGGGGCAGGCTTGGCCTGGAGCAGAGATTTGGTTCACGTGGCCGGATAATCGTGAAAACCATCACATAAAGCTTCCCTGGCCCCTCTAA
- a CDS encoding thiolase family protein, which yields MPEAWIVEAVRSPIGKHGGALSSVRPDDLLAHVLHALMERSGVPKEEVEDVYAGCANQAGEDNRNVARMALLLAGFPVEVAGCTVNRLCGSGLEAVAQAARALWAGEGKVYVGSGVESMSRAPFVVPKSEKPFPTGNQVMYDTTLGWRLVNPRMQALYGTESMGETAENLAELYGIPREEQDRFALLSHGKAVRAWDEGRFPEEVVPIPVRRGKEEGVVAVDEGPRRDTSLEKLGSLRPVFREGGTVTAGNSSPLNDGAAAVLLVSDDYAKAHGLRPLARIRSMAVAGVPPRIMGIGPVPATRKALERAGLTLSDIGLIELNEAFAAQALAVLREWGLDMEDPRLNPNGGAIALGHPLGASGARILTTLVHEMRRRRVQFGLATMCIGVGQGIAVVVEAV from the coding sequence ATGCCCGAAGCCTGGATTGTGGAAGCGGTGCGAAGCCCCATCGGCAAGCACGGGGGAGCCCTCTCCTCCGTGCGCCCCGACGACCTTCTAGCCCACGTCCTCCACGCCCTCATGGAGCGCTCCGGCGTCCCCAAGGAGGAGGTGGAGGACGTCTACGCCGGCTGCGCCAACCAAGCCGGCGAGGACAACCGCAACGTGGCCCGCATGGCCCTCCTCCTCGCCGGCTTCCCCGTGGAGGTGGCGGGCTGCACCGTCAACCGCCTCTGCGGCTCCGGCCTGGAGGCCGTGGCCCAGGCCGCCCGGGCCCTCTGGGCCGGGGAGGGGAAGGTCTATGTGGGAAGCGGGGTGGAGTCCATGTCCCGCGCCCCCTTCGTGGTGCCCAAGAGCGAAAAGCCCTTCCCCACCGGCAACCAGGTGATGTACGACACCACCCTGGGCTGGCGCCTCGTCAACCCCAGGATGCAGGCCCTCTACGGCACCGAGAGCATGGGGGAGACGGCGGAGAACCTGGCGGAACTCTATGGCATCCCCCGGGAGGAGCAGGACCGCTTCGCCCTCCTCTCCCACGGGAAGGCGGTGCGGGCCTGGGACGAGGGGCGCTTCCCAGAGGAGGTGGTCCCCATCCCCGTGCGGCGGGGCAAGGAGGAGGGGGTGGTGGCGGTGGACGAGGGGCCCCGGCGGGACACGTCCCTGGAGAAGCTTGGGAGCCTCAGGCCCGTCTTCCGGGAGGGGGGCACGGTGACGGCGGGGAACAGCAGCCCCCTAAACGACGGGGCGGCGGCGGTCCTCCTGGTCTCCGATGACTACGCCAAGGCCCATGGCCTCAGGCCCCTCGCCCGCATCCGGAGCATGGCCGTGGCGGGGGTACCCCCGAGGATCATGGGCATCGGGCCCGTGCCCGCCACGCGGAAGGCCCTGGAGCGGGCGGGGCTTACCCTTTCCGATATCGGACTCATTGAGCTCAACGAAGCCTTCGCCGCCCAGGCCCTGGCGGTCTTGCGGGAGTGGGGCCTAGACATGGAGGACCCCCGCCTCAACCCCAACGGGGGGGCCATCGCCCTGGGCCACCCCTTGGGGGCCTCGGGGGCCCGCATCCTCACCACCCTGGTCCATGAGATGCGGAGGCGGAGGGTCCAGTTTGGCCTCGCCACCATGTGCATCGGCGTGGGCCAGGGCATTGCTGTGGTGGTGGAGGCGGTGTAG
- a CDS encoding thioredoxin domain-containing protein — translation MANRLKDARSPYLLAHAQDPVDWYPFGEEAFQKAQAEDKPIFLSVGYAACHWCHVMHRESFQDEEVAALLNAHFVPVKVDREERPDVDAAYMRALVSLTGQGGWPMSLFLTPEGKPFFGGTYFPKEDRMGLPGFQRVLLGVARAWREKREALLVEAEGLAQALWRSLTPPPGPVPEGAEREALEALSQAFDPAWGGFLPAPKFPQGTLLLYLLARAWEGEEKAKAFLPRTLRAMALGGLYDQVGGGFHRYSVDRFWRVPHFEKMLYDNALLARVYLGAYKVFGDPLFLRVARETLDWLLSMQDKEGGFYTALDAESEGEEGRYYTWTEAELAEALGEDFPLARRYFTLGEDLGGRSVLTAWGEETVAEELGEAFTSWRERVRRKLLAARRKRRPPALDDKVLADWSALAVRALAEGGRLLGESRYLEAARKGAHFLLGSMRRGPLLRHVWRAGALGGEAFLTDQSFAALALLELYAATGEWPYLAHAREVAESAWEAFIQGGVSPKLPLPAAEVEEATLPSGESALAEAFFRLGAIFYGDYWERAESLLAAKAHWLRRYPQALPGMLLAKALLERGSELALPLPSPMAERAKGAFLPLTQIVLGPTGALPALEGREPGKAYLCRRGVCARPVEAWEAVEGLLLGLR, via the coding sequence ATGGCGAACCGGCTTAAGGATGCCCGAAGCCCCTACCTCCTCGCCCACGCCCAGGACCCCGTGGACTGGTACCCTTTTGGCGAGGAAGCCTTCCAGAAGGCGCAGGCCGAGGACAAGCCCATCTTCCTCTCTGTGGGCTACGCTGCCTGCCACTGGTGCCATGTGATGCACCGGGAGTCTTTCCAGGATGAGGAGGTGGCAGCCCTCCTCAACGCCCACTTCGTACCCGTCAAGGTGGACCGGGAGGAGCGTCCCGACGTGGACGCCGCCTACATGCGGGCCCTGGTGAGCCTCACGGGGCAAGGAGGGTGGCCCATGAGCCTCTTCCTCACCCCCGAGGGGAAACCCTTCTTCGGGGGCACCTATTTCCCCAAGGAGGACCGGATGGGGCTGCCCGGCTTCCAGCGGGTGCTTTTGGGCGTGGCCAGGGCTTGGCGGGAGAAGCGGGAAGCCCTCCTAGTGGAGGCGGAGGGCCTGGCCCAGGCCCTTTGGCGAAGCCTCACCCCGCCCCCAGGCCCCGTGCCGGAGGGGGCGGAGCGGGAGGCCCTCGAGGCCCTTTCCCAAGCCTTTGACCCGGCGTGGGGCGGCTTCCTCCCTGCCCCCAAGTTCCCCCAGGGCACCCTCCTCCTCTACCTCTTGGCCCGGGCCTGGGAGGGGGAGGAGAAGGCCAAGGCCTTCCTCCCTCGCACCCTGCGGGCCATGGCCCTCGGGGGCCTGTACGATCAGGTGGGCGGGGGGTTCCACCGCTACAGCGTGGACCGCTTCTGGCGGGTGCCTCATTTTGAAAAGATGCTCTACGATAACGCCCTCCTAGCCCGCGTTTACCTGGGAGCCTACAAGGTCTTCGGCGACCCCCTCTTCCTGCGGGTGGCCCGGGAAACCTTGGACTGGCTCCTCTCCATGCAGGATAAGGAGGGAGGGTTTTACACCGCTTTGGATGCGGAGAGCGAGGGAGAAGAAGGGCGGTACTACACCTGGACCGAGGCCGAGCTGGCCGAGGCCCTGGGGGAGGACTTTCCCTTGGCCCGGCGGTACTTCACCTTGGGGGAGGACCTTGGAGGGCGCTCTGTCCTCACCGCCTGGGGGGAGGAAACGGTGGCGGAGGAGCTGGGGGAAGCCTTTACCTCCTGGCGGGAGCGGGTACGCCGAAAGCTCCTCGCCGCCCGCAGGAAGCGCAGGCCCCCCGCCCTGGACGACAAGGTCCTGGCCGACTGGTCAGCCCTGGCGGTGCGGGCCTTGGCAGAGGGGGGTAGGCTCCTGGGGGAAAGCCGCTACCTGGAAGCGGCCCGCAAGGGGGCCCATTTTCTCCTCGGCAGCATGCGCCGAGGCCCGCTTCTCCGCCACGTCTGGCGGGCTGGGGCGCTGGGCGGGGAGGCCTTTTTGACCGATCAGAGCTTTGCTGCCTTGGCCCTTCTGGAGTTATACGCCGCCACGGGGGAGTGGCCCTACCTGGCCCACGCCCGAGAGGTAGCCGAATCCGCCTGGGAGGCTTTCATCCAGGGCGGGGTCTCCCCCAAGCTTCCCCTTCCGGCGGCGGAGGTGGAAGAAGCCACGCTTCCTTCGGGGGAAAGCGCGCTGGCAGAAGCCTTCTTCCGGCTTGGGGCCATCTTCTATGGCGACTATTGGGAGCGGGCGGAAAGCCTCTTGGCCGCGAAGGCCCACTGGCTCCGCCGGTACCCCCAGGCGCTGCCTGGGATGCTCCTGGCGAAAGCCCTCTTGGAGCGGGGTTCTGAGCTGGCCCTACCCCTACCCTCCCCCATGGCCGAGCGGGCCAAGGGGGCGTTTCTGCCCCTGACCCAGATCGTTTTGGGGCCCACCGGGGCCTTGCCGGCTTTGGAAGGGCGGGAACCAGGGAAGGCTTACCTTTGCCGGCGGGGTGTGTGTGCGCGGCCTGTGGAGGCGTGGGAGGCGGTGGAGGGGCTCCTCCTTGGTTTGCGATAA
- the nadC gene encoding carboxylating nicotinate-nucleotide diphosphorylase: MLLLGRDLDARLLAWLAEDLGHGDLTSALAVEEGLLGEAVIVAKAEGILAGLPVAERVFHLANPEVRFVAKVAEGSPVAPGDEVARLEGPLRGILAGERLALNLLQRLSGIATLTRAYVEALRGTRAQVLDTRKTTPGLRDLEKYAVRVGGGRNHRFGLFDGILLKENHIRAAGGVGEAVRRAKEGGPHYLKVEVEVTNLEELEEALAAGADLILLDNFPPEAIREAVRRVGGRVPLEASGNMTLERARMAAEAGVDYVSVGALTHSARALDLSLLVVRP; this comes from the coding sequence GTGTTGCTCTTAGGCCGGGACCTGGACGCGCGCCTTTTAGCTTGGCTCGCCGAGGACCTAGGGCATGGGGACCTGACGAGCGCCCTGGCGGTGGAGGAGGGCCTCTTGGGGGAAGCGGTGATCGTGGCCAAGGCGGAGGGCATCCTCGCTGGCCTGCCCGTGGCGGAGCGGGTCTTTCACCTGGCGAACCCCGAGGTGCGCTTCGTGGCCAAGGTGGCGGAGGGAAGCCCCGTGGCCCCGGGGGACGAGGTGGCCCGCCTCGAGGGCCCCTTGCGGGGGATCCTGGCGGGGGAGCGCCTGGCCCTTAACCTCCTCCAGAGGCTTTCCGGCATCGCCACCCTCACCCGGGCCTACGTGGAGGCCCTAAGGGGGACCCGGGCCCAGGTCCTGGACACGCGCAAGACCACCCCGGGCCTGCGGGACCTGGAAAAGTACGCCGTGCGGGTGGGCGGGGGGCGGAACCACCGGTTTGGCCTCTTTGACGGCATCCTCCTCAAGGAGAACCACATCCGGGCCGCGGGCGGGGTGGGGGAGGCGGTGCGCCGGGCCAAGGAGGGCGGCCCCCATTACCTCAAGGTGGAGGTGGAGGTGACGAACCTGGAAGAGCTGGAGGAGGCTCTGGCCGCGGGGGCCGACCTCATCCTCCTGGACAACTTTCCCCCCGAGGCCATCCGCGAGGCGGTGCGCCGGGTGGGGGGGCGGGTGCCCCTGGAGGCGAGCGGCAACATGACCCTGGAAAGGGCCCGTATGGCGGCGGAAGCCGGGGTGGACTACGTGAGCGTGGGGGCCCTTACCCATTCGGCCAGGGCGCTGGACCTTTCCCTCCTGGTGGTGCGGCCCTGA
- the nadA gene encoding quinolinate synthase NadA, whose product MGPRPGARDPNPRTMEKEAFIQEVRRLKAERQAVILAHSYQLPEVQEVADFVGDSLGLAREAQRTRAKVIVFCGVHFMAETAAILNPEKTVLLPDLEAGCSLADSIRPEDVLAWKAKHPDGLVVAYVNTKAEVKALADVCVTSANAVEVVSRLPQDRPIYFVPDMFLGAHVARMTGRKLDLFPGECHVHAGIREEHLKALLETHPDAEFLIHPECGCGTGCLYLKPDAKMLSTEGMVRYAKAAERRTFVVATEVGILHRLEKEAPGKAFFPVKPDAVCEYMKRITLEKVYLSLKEMRHVVRVPEEVARKARRALEAMVAVG is encoded by the coding sequence ATGGGGCCGAGGCCAGGGGCTAGAGACCCCAACCCAAGGACGATGGAAAAGGAAGCGTTCATCCAAGAGGTCAGGAGGCTCAAAGCCGAGCGGCAGGCGGTCATCCTCGCCCACTCCTACCAGCTTCCCGAGGTACAGGAGGTGGCAGACTTCGTGGGGGACTCCTTGGGCCTAGCCCGGGAGGCCCAGCGCACCCGGGCCAAGGTCATCGTCTTCTGCGGGGTCCACTTCATGGCGGAGACCGCCGCCATCCTGAACCCGGAAAAGACCGTGCTCCTGCCGGACCTCGAGGCCGGCTGCTCCCTGGCGGACAGCATCCGCCCCGAGGACGTCCTCGCCTGGAAGGCGAAGCACCCCGATGGCCTGGTGGTGGCCTACGTGAACACCAAGGCCGAGGTGAAGGCCCTGGCCGACGTGTGCGTCACCAGCGCCAATGCGGTGGAGGTGGTCTCCCGCCTTCCCCAGGACCGGCCCATCTACTTCGTCCCGGACATGTTCCTGGGGGCCCACGTGGCCCGCATGACCGGGCGGAAGCTGGACCTCTTCCCCGGGGAGTGCCACGTGCACGCCGGCATCCGGGAGGAGCATCTGAAGGCGCTTTTGGAAACCCATCCCGATGCGGAGTTCCTGATCCATCCCGAGTGCGGATGCGGCACGGGCTGCCTCTACCTCAAGCCCGATGCCAAGATGCTCTCCACGGAGGGCATGGTGCGCTACGCCAAGGCCGCCGAGCGCCGAACCTTCGTGGTGGCCACGGAGGTGGGCATCCTCCACCGCCTGGAGAAGGAGGCCCCGGGCAAGGCCTTCTTTCCCGTGAAGCCGGACGCCGTCTGCGAGTACATGAAGCGGATTACCCTGGAAAAGGTATACCTTTCCCTCAAGGAGATGCGCCACGTGGTGCGGGTACCCGAGGAGGTGGCCAGGAAGGCCCGGCGGGCCCTCGAGGCCATGGTGGCCGTGGGGTGA
- the nadB gene encoding L-aspartate oxidase, which produces MGRLSVDLLVLGAGVAGVYAALAAEARGAKVLLLSKDPLPSGSTPWAQGGIAFPLDEADLEAHLQDTLRAGRGLVEERVARAILAEAPRHLARLRAFGLPFHPEPTREGGHSRPRVRHLGGDQSGLLLLRGLLARLQSPILQGTMAASLLLAQGRVAGVLALSPEGPLEVRAGAVLLATGGLGRLFPLTTNPEGATGDGMALALRAGAALRDLEFVQFHPTALPNGALVSEACRGEGAILLNARGERFMERYDPLLELAPRDVVARAVHREREATGGVFLDLRPVPNLETRFPTVVAQARALGFDPLKEPIPVAPAAHYAMGGVKTDLFGYTGIPGLYAAGEVASTGFHGANRLASNSLLEGLVMGERAALAALEDLAFPQGAEPLPSLAADPEALLALKAWMERAAGVLRSGKRLEEALRFAEGLPLREVAPERAIRPSLEAAHQVLLARLLLRMALLREESRGAHFREDFPQEAEEAYHLEARGEGIRRVPLGIE; this is translated from the coding sequence ATGGGGCGCCTTTCGGTGGACCTCCTCGTCCTCGGGGCCGGGGTGGCGGGGGTATACGCCGCCCTGGCCGCCGAGGCCCGGGGCGCCAAGGTCCTCCTCCTGAGCAAGGACCCCTTGCCCTCGGGCTCCACCCCTTGGGCCCAAGGGGGGATCGCCTTCCCCCTGGACGAGGCCGACCTGGAAGCCCACCTGCAGGACACCCTGCGCGCCGGGCGGGGCCTGGTGGAGGAAAGGGTAGCCCGCGCCATCCTGGCGGAGGCCCCCCGCCACCTGGCGCGGCTTAGGGCCTTTGGGCTTCCCTTTCACCCCGAGCCCACCCGGGAAGGGGGGCACTCCCGGCCCCGGGTGCGCCACCTGGGAGGGGACCAAAGCGGCCTCCTCCTCCTCCGGGGGCTCCTCGCCCGGCTCCAAAGCCCCATCCTCCAGGGCACCATGGCGGCAAGCCTCCTCCTCGCCCAAGGACGGGTGGCAGGGGTCTTGGCCCTTTCCCCGGAAGGCCCCCTGGAGGTGCGGGCCGGGGCGGTGCTCCTCGCCACCGGGGGGCTTGGGCGGCTTTTCCCCCTGACCACCAACCCAGAAGGGGCCACGGGGGACGGGATGGCCCTGGCCCTGCGGGCGGGGGCAGCCCTGAGGGACCTGGAGTTCGTCCAGTTCCACCCCACCGCCCTCCCCAACGGGGCCCTCGTCTCCGAGGCTTGCCGAGGGGAAGGGGCCATCCTCCTCAACGCCCGCGGGGAGCGTTTCATGGAGCGGTACGATCCCCTCTTGGAGCTCGCCCCCCGGGACGTGGTGGCCCGGGCGGTCCACCGGGAGCGGGAGGCCACGGGAGGGGTTTTCCTGGACCTACGGCCCGTCCCGAACCTGGAAACCCGCTTCCCCACGGTGGTGGCCCAGGCCCGGGCCCTGGGGTTTGACCCCCTGAAGGAGCCCATCCCCGTTGCCCCAGCGGCCCACTACGCCATGGGCGGGGTGAAGACGGACCTTTTTGGCTACACCGGCATCCCCGGGCTCTACGCCGCCGGGGAGGTGGCCTCCACGGGGTTCCACGGGGCGAACCGCCTGGCCTCCAACAGCCTCTTGGAGGGCCTCGTCATGGGGGAACGGGCGGCTCTGGCGGCCCTGGAGGACCTGGCCTTCCCCCAAGGAGCCGAGCCCTTGCCCTCCCTAGCGGCGGATCCCGAAGCCCTGCTGGCCCTCAAGGCTTGGATGGAAAGGGCCGCTGGGGTGCTTCGCTCGGGGAAGCGCCTGGAGGAAGCCCTGCGGTTCGCCGAGGGGCTTCCCCTAAGGGAGGTGGCGCCGGAGAGGGCCATTCGGCCCTCCCTCGAGGCTGCCCACCAAGTCCTCCTCGCCCGCCTCCTCCTGCGCATGGCCCTCCTGCGGGAGGAAAGCCGGGGCGCCCACTTCCGCGAGGATTTCCCTCAGGAAGCGGAGGAAGCCTACCACCTGGAAGCCCGGGGAGAAGGTATCCGGCGGGTACCCCTTGGGATAGAATGA
- the bfr gene encoding bacterioferritin, with protein sequence MKGHPEVIQSLQERLSEELAAILQYMVHAEMAENWGFKALARHLKAHAITEMRHAEKHIERILFLEGFPEVSRIGEIRIGKNVEEILFRDYEGEVMAVKGYNETMNLAQSLGDNGTRDMVAEILKDEEAHVDWLETQRELKEQMGLANYLQYLAGEAD encoded by the coding sequence ATGAAAGGCCACCCCGAAGTGATTCAAAGCCTGCAGGAAAGGCTTTCCGAGGAGCTCGCCGCCATCCTGCAATACATGGTCCATGCGGAAATGGCGGAAAATTGGGGCTTCAAGGCCCTTGCCCGCCACCTCAAGGCCCACGCCATCACGGAGATGCGCCACGCCGAGAAGCACATTGAGCGCATCCTCTTCCTGGAAGGCTTCCCCGAGGTAAGCCGCATCGGGGAGATCCGCATCGGCAAGAACGTGGAGGAAATCCTCTTCCGGGACTACGAAGGGGAAGTGATGGCGGTCAAGGGCTACAACGAAACCATGAACCTGGCCCAGTCCTTGGGGGACAACGGCACCCGGGACATGGTGGCGGAGATCCTCAAGGACGAGGAGGCCCACGTGGACTGGTTGGAAACCCAGCGGGAACTAAAGGAGCAGATGGGCCTCGCCAACTACCTGCAGTACCTAGCGGGGGAAGCGGACTAG
- a CDS encoding winged helix-turn-helix transcriptional regulator: MAEHEAAYCPVYAALNLLQEKWTLHIIRALLEGPKGFNELSRAIGGVNPATLSQRLEHLVSLGLVEKRVESHMPPRTRYSLTEAGRELEAVIAAIDRWARKNLKAPVA, from the coding sequence ATGGCCGAGCACGAGGCGGCCTACTGCCCGGTTTACGCGGCCCTCAACCTCCTCCAGGAGAAGTGGACCCTGCACATCATCCGGGCCCTCCTGGAAGGCCCCAAGGGCTTCAACGAGCTTTCCCGGGCCATCGGCGGCGTGAACCCCGCCACCCTTTCCCAGCGCCTAGAACACCTGGTGTCCCTAGGGCTTGTGGAAAAGCGGGTGGAGTCCCACATGCCCCCTAGGACCCGCTACAGCCTCACAGAGGCGGGGCGGGAGCTGGAGGCGGTCATCGCCGCCATTGACCGCTGGGCCCGCAAAAACCTGAAGGCCCCGGTGGCCTAG
- the fbp gene encoding fructose-1,6-bisphosphate aldolase/phosphatase, protein MEITLSVLKADIGSVGGHTLPSQRVLSRVQEVVREAVGKLLLDAYVFHIGDDIVLLLSHTHGPRHPEVHGLAWKAFQEGTRVAKEEGLYGAGQDLLKDAFTGNLHGLGPQVAEMRFTERPSEPFVVLAADKTEPGAFNLPLYLAFADPMYSSGLLLSPDLRPGFRFRIMDLAQTERDSYITLDAPERLYDIATLLRDPHRFAVESIWSRRYGEIAAVVSTTRLRNIAGRYVGKDDPVALIRTQKIFPATEELGPPFALAPFVAGDTRGSHHLPLMPVKANTPASTFFCVPMVSGLAFSLKEGRFSEPVDLFADPVWDAVRAKVVEKAQEMRRQGFYGPAMLPMEELEYTGIAERLKELAREFT, encoded by the coding sequence ATGGAGATCACGCTTTCCGTGCTGAAAGCGGATATCGGCTCCGTGGGGGGGCACACCTTACCGAGCCAGCGGGTTCTCTCCCGGGTACAGGAAGTGGTGCGGGAGGCGGTGGGCAAGCTTCTTCTGGACGCCTACGTCTTTCACATCGGGGACGACATCGTCCTCCTCCTAAGCCACACCCATGGCCCCCGCCACCCCGAGGTCCACGGCCTCGCTTGGAAAGCCTTCCAAGAAGGGACGCGGGTGGCCAAGGAGGAGGGGCTTTATGGGGCGGGGCAGGACCTCCTGAAAGACGCCTTCACCGGTAACCTCCACGGCCTGGGCCCCCAGGTGGCGGAGATGCGGTTTACAGAGCGCCCCTCCGAGCCCTTCGTGGTGCTGGCGGCGGACAAGACCGAGCCGGGGGCCTTCAACCTGCCCCTCTACCTGGCCTTCGCCGACCCCATGTACTCCTCGGGCCTCCTCCTGTCCCCAGACCTGCGGCCAGGCTTCCGCTTCCGCATCATGGACCTGGCCCAGACGGAACGGGACAGCTACATCACCCTGGACGCCCCCGAGCGCCTTTACGATATCGCCACCCTCCTTCGCGACCCCCACCGCTTCGCCGTAGAGTCCATCTGGTCCCGCAGGTACGGGGAGATCGCCGCCGTGGTGAGCACCACGAGGCTAAGGAACATCGCCGGCCGCTACGTGGGCAAGGACGACCCCGTGGCCCTCATCCGCACCCAGAAGATCTTCCCCGCCACCGAGGAGCTTGGCCCCCCCTTCGCCCTGGCCCCCTTTGTGGCCGGGGACACCCGGGGAAGCCACCACCTGCCCCTCATGCCCGTGAAGGCCAACACCCCGGCCTCCACCTTCTTCTGCGTGCCCATGGTTTCTGGCCTCGCCTTCTCCCTAAAGGAAGGGCGGTTTTCCGAGCCCGTGGACCTTTTCGCCGACCCCGTGTGGGATGCGGTGCGGGCCAAGGTGGTGGAAAAGGCCCAGGAGATGCGCCGCCAGGGTTTCTACGGCCCCGCCATGCTCCCCATGGAGGAGCTGGAGTACACGGGGATTGCCGAGCGGCTCAAGGAGCTCGCCCGGGAGTTCACGTAG
- a CDS encoding bifunctional 4-hydroxy-2-oxoglutarate aldolase/2-dehydro-3-deoxy-phosphogluconate aldolase yields MEVLDALAKARLLPLLTVRGGEDLRALAQVLREEGVGLLEITLRTPQGLEALRVLGDSGLLLGAGTVRSLEEAKAAMAAGARFLVSPGLKEAVACLAQEEGVPYFPGVLTPTEVERALELGLSVLKFFPAEPFQGAQVLRAYAEVFPEVRFLPTGGIKEEQLPLYAPLPNLLAVGGSWLLAGDAASIRGRIRRAKALLRLPAQG; encoded by the coding sequence GTGGAGGTCCTAGACGCTTTGGCCAAAGCCCGCCTTCTGCCCCTGCTCACCGTGCGGGGCGGGGAGGACCTTCGGGCCTTGGCCCAGGTGCTGCGGGAAGAGGGGGTTGGGCTTTTGGAAATTACCCTCCGGACCCCCCAAGGACTGGAAGCCTTAAGGGTGCTTGGGGATAGCGGCCTCCTCCTGGGGGCGGGCACGGTGCGGAGCCTCGAGGAAGCAAAGGCCGCTATGGCCGCGGGTGCCCGGTTTCTGGTCTCGCCAGGCCTAAAGGAAGCGGTGGCCTGCCTGGCGCAGGAGGAAGGTGTGCCCTACTTCCCCGGCGTCCTTACCCCCACGGAGGTGGAAAGGGCTTTGGAGCTCGGCCTTTCCGTCCTCAAGTTCTTCCCCGCAGAACCCTTTCAGGGAGCCCAGGTGCTTAGGGCCTACGCCGAGGTTTTTCCCGAAGTACGCTTCCTCCCCACGGGCGGCATCAAGGAGGAGCAGCTTCCCCTTTACGCCCCTTTGCCCAACCTGTTGGCCGTGGGAGGAAGCTGGCTTCTGGCAGGGGACGCCGCAAGCATCCGTGGGCGTATCCGCAGGGCCAAGGCACTCCTTAGGCTCCCAGCTCAAGGCTGA